One part of the Streptomyces sp. AM 2-1-1 genome encodes these proteins:
- the hpt gene encoding hypoxanthine phosphoribosyltransferase, which produces MGSDLQSVLLTKEEIDAKLVELAAKIDAEYAGKDLLLVGVLKGAVMVMADLARALSTPATMDWMAVSSYGAGTQSSGVVRILKDLDTDIKGKHVLIVEDIIDSGLTLSWLLSNLGSREPASLEVCTLLRKPDAAKVAIDVKWIGFDIPNEFVVGYGLDYAEKYRNLPFVGTLAPHVYGG; this is translated from the coding sequence ATGGGCAGCGACCTCCAGTCGGTGCTCCTCACGAAGGAAGAGATCGACGCGAAGCTCGTCGAGCTGGCCGCCAAGATCGACGCGGAGTACGCGGGCAAGGATCTGCTCCTCGTCGGTGTCCTCAAGGGCGCGGTGATGGTCATGGCCGACCTGGCGCGCGCGCTGTCCACCCCCGCCACCATGGACTGGATGGCCGTCTCCTCGTACGGCGCGGGCACCCAGTCCTCCGGCGTCGTCCGCATCCTCAAGGACCTGGACACCGACATCAAGGGCAAGCACGTCCTGATCGTCGAGGACATCATCGACTCCGGCCTGACGCTCTCGTGGCTGCTCTCCAACCTGGGTTCGCGCGAGCCGGCGAGCCTGGAGGTCTGCACCCTGCTGCGCAAGCCGGACGCCGCCAAGGTCGCGATCGACGTGAAGTGGATCGGCTTCGACATCCCCAACGAGTTCGTCGTCGGCTACGGGCTGGACTACGCGGAGAAGTACCGCAACCTCCCGTTCGTCGGCACCCTCGCCCCGCACGTGTACGGCGGCTGA
- the tilS gene encoding tRNA lysidine(34) synthetase TilS has translation MGPHPAVAAIRLAVRRVLHDVLTEHTLRAGQGPGLDRAGLHRLAEAGGAGRTALPERPAAPARPLVLVACSGGADSMALASALAFEARKLDVRAGGITVDHNLQTGSGVRAAEVVARLTAMDLDPVEAVAVHVGREGGPEAAARDARYAALDAAAERHGAATVLLGHTRDDQAETVLLGLARGSGIRSLSGMAAASGPAGRYRRPFLQLDRQTVRKACLVQSLPVWDDPHNADPAYTRSRLRHEGLPALEKALGKGVVEALARTAQLSRDDADALDGWAAEAERAVRDDDGELDCAKLWTLPPAVRRRVLRRAVIDAGAPAGSLFARHVEEVDRLITGWRGQRALNLPGRVEARRQGGRLVIRQS, from the coding sequence ATGGGTCCCCATCCTGCGGTCGCGGCGATACGCCTGGCGGTCCGCCGCGTACTCCACGACGTACTCACCGAGCACACCCTCCGGGCCGGCCAGGGGCCCGGCCTCGACCGGGCCGGTCTCCACCGCCTCGCCGAAGCCGGCGGAGCCGGCCGGACGGCCCTCCCCGAACGGCCCGCGGCCCCCGCCCGCCCGCTCGTCCTGGTGGCCTGCTCCGGCGGCGCCGACTCCATGGCGCTCGCCTCCGCCCTCGCCTTCGAGGCCCGCAAACTCGACGTCCGGGCCGGCGGCATCACCGTCGACCACAACCTCCAGACCGGCAGCGGGGTCCGCGCTGCCGAGGTCGTCGCCCGGCTGACCGCGATGGACCTCGACCCCGTCGAGGCCGTCGCCGTCCACGTCGGCCGCGAAGGCGGCCCCGAAGCCGCCGCCCGAGACGCCCGCTACGCCGCGCTCGACGCCGCCGCCGAACGCCACGGCGCCGCCACCGTCCTGCTCGGCCACACCCGGGACGACCAGGCCGAGACGGTGCTGCTCGGGCTCGCCCGGGGCTCCGGCATCCGCTCGCTCTCCGGCATGGCCGCCGCCTCCGGGCCGGCCGGCCGCTACCGCCGCCCGTTCCTCCAGCTCGACCGGCAGACCGTCCGCAAGGCCTGCCTCGTCCAGTCCCTCCCCGTCTGGGACGACCCGCACAACGCCGACCCCGCCTACACCCGCTCCCGCCTCCGCCACGAGGGCCTGCCCGCCCTGGAGAAGGCGCTGGGCAAGGGCGTCGTGGAGGCGCTCGCCCGTACGGCCCAGCTCTCCCGGGACGACGCCGACGCCCTGGACGGCTGGGCCGCCGAGGCCGAGCGCGCCGTACGCGACGACGACGGGGAGCTGGACTGCGCCAAGCTCTGGACGCTGCCGCCCGCCGTACGCCGCCGGGTGCTGCGCCGCGCCGTCATCGACGCGGGTGCCCCGGCGGGCTCGCTCTTCGCCCGGCACGTCGAGGAAGTGGACCGGCTGATCACCGGCTGGCGGGGCCAGCGCGCCCTCAACCTGCCCGGCCGCGTCGAAGCCCGGCGCCAGGGTGGCAGACTGGTCATCCGGCAGAGCTGA